The Lutibacter profundi genome includes a region encoding these proteins:
- a CDS encoding TetR/AcrR family transcriptional regulator: protein MKSEILKKSGEIFLKFGFKSTTMDDIANKMAISKKTIYKYFKNKEQLVKESVSFFHNTIHNEVISVCGRGYNAIEENFEIKKMFKDLLQNSSESPMFQLQKYYPETYKNVMKNEFTMFRDCISQNIEKGISEKLYRENLDVNLITKLYFTLVFGIHDANLFPLENKTLNQLEIDALEYHTRAIATKKGIEMLEEQLEKNKSQL, encoded by the coding sequence ATGAAAAGTGAAATCTTAAAAAAATCAGGTGAAATATTTTTAAAATTTGGTTTTAAAAGTACCACTATGGATGATATTGCAAATAAAATGGCAATATCTAAAAAAACCATTTATAAATACTTCAAAAATAAAGAACAACTAGTTAAAGAATCTGTTAGTTTTTTTCACAATACCATTCATAATGAAGTTATTAGCGTTTGCGGCAGAGGGTATAACGCTATTGAAGAAAATTTTGAAATAAAAAAAATGTTTAAAGATTTACTTCAAAACTCTAGTGAATCTCCCATGTTTCAATTGCAAAAATATTATCCCGAAACCTATAAAAATGTAATGAAAAACGAATTTACCATGTTTAGAGATTGCATTTCTCAAAACATAGAAAAAGGTATTTCTGAAAAATTATATAGAGAGAATTTAGATGTTAACCTTATAACTAAACTATACTTTACCTTAGTTTTTGGCATACATGATGCAAATTTATTTCCGCTAGAAAACAAAACATTAAATCAACTAGAAATAGATGCCTTGGAATATCATACCAGAGCAATTGCAACAAAAAAAGGAATAGAAATGTTAGAAGAACAATTAGAGAAAAACAAAAGTCAACTATGA
- a CDS encoding patatin-like phospholipase family protein — MKQKIALVLSGGGARGIAHIGVIEELEKQGFEISSIAGTSMGALVGGVYASGKMEAYKKWMYTLDKLDIFKLIDFSFSANGLVKGDKILRKMKSFISNKNIEDFDIDFTCVATDIVNDKEYIFESGDIFEAIRASVSIPTVFVPVKKGSSVLVDGGVINNIPIKHVTRHKNDLLVVVHVNADVPVYKPLLSTTEKKIKEISYFTKIKNFQNQINKLKSNQHDKKFGYFNLINKTLGLMSNQLSKLILAEYNPDILINVSRKTCGLFDFYKAEELVEIGKHIASKSIETHKNKST; from the coding sequence ATGAAACAAAAAATTGCATTAGTACTATCAGGAGGCGGAGCAAGAGGTATCGCTCATATTGGTGTTATTGAAGAGTTAGAAAAACAAGGATTTGAAATTAGTTCTATTGCAGGAACTTCAATGGGAGCCTTAGTTGGTGGGGTTTATGCTTCTGGAAAAATGGAAGCGTATAAAAAATGGATGTACACACTTGATAAATTAGATATTTTTAAGCTTATTGATTTTTCATTTAGCGCTAATGGTTTAGTAAAGGGAGATAAAATTTTAAGAAAAATGAAAAGTTTTATTTCTAATAAAAATATTGAAGATTTTGATATAGATTTTACCTGTGTAGCAACAGATATAGTTAATGATAAAGAATATATTTTTGAATCTGGAGACATCTTTGAAGCTATAAGAGCTTCCGTATCAATTCCAACTGTTTTTGTTCCTGTTAAAAAAGGCTCATCTGTACTAGTAGATGGAGGTGTTATCAATAATATACCAATAAAACATGTTACAAGGCATAAAAATGATTTATTGGTAGTTGTTCATGTAAATGCCGATGTTCCTGTTTACAAACCCCTTCTATCAACTACCGAAAAAAAAATTAAAGAAATATCTTATTTCACTAAAATAAAGAACTTTCAAAACCAGATTAATAAATTAAAATCAAACCAACATGATAAAAAGTTTGGCTATTTTAACCTTATAAATAAAACCCTAGGCTTAATGTCAAACCAACTTTCTAAATTAATATTAGCAGAATATAATCCTGATATTTTAATCAATGTATCTAGAAAAACTTGTGGTCTTTTTGATTTTTATAAAGCTGAAGAATTAGTTGAAATAGGTAAACACATAGCAAGTAAAAGTATTGAGACACATAAAAATAAATCTACTTAA
- a CDS encoding TolC family protein — protein MKNIILHISLALILSVPLSAQNIKLDSAKVLSLENNKRIKDALFKLKASEKVKESAFTNFFPKVEASGFALRSSDYLLDIQTPEMNLPIYDGNPANLPNATLFAYVPSLSIQSLDYVNTAMITATLPIYAGGRIRNGNNLAQLGVEINQDQLNLSIDQILTTTEGYYWSLVALNEKKITLYNYEKLLLRLQKEVQDYYDAGMINKSDLLKVKLELNKIEVNKLKLNNGIEMLKRVFCQHIGIRYNQSFNVNDSIVSVLPPESYFLATDSALKNRNEYKMLNKVIEAEELQKKMALGEYLPQLAVGASGLYLDAFEQNNSYGLAFATLSIPISDWWGGSKKLQEQDIKIKIAQNNLEDKSELLKLQITKAYKDLTISYKQIEIAKKSLKQSLEYQKELEDNYDAGLTSTSDLLEAKALAQQAKDEFIDAKSQYKIKVATYLLSVGKTTE, from the coding sequence ATGAAAAATATAATTTTACACATCAGCTTAGCACTTATATTAAGTGTGCCTCTAAGCGCACAAAACATAAAGTTAGACTCTGCTAAAGTTCTTTCTTTAGAGAATAATAAACGTATTAAAGATGCTCTTTTTAAACTCAAGGCTTCTGAAAAAGTAAAAGAAAGTGCTTTTACAAATTTTTTTCCAAAAGTAGAGGCTTCAGGTTTTGCACTACGTTCATCAGATTATTTATTAGACATACAAACACCTGAAATGAATTTACCGATATATGATGGAAACCCTGCAAATTTACCTAATGCAACCCTGTTTGCTTATGTACCATCACTTAGTATTCAATCATTAGATTATGTGAATACTGCAATGATTACAGCTACACTTCCTATTTATGCTGGAGGACGTATTCGAAATGGAAATAATCTAGCCCAATTGGGTGTAGAAATTAACCAAGACCAACTTAATCTATCTATAGATCAAATTTTAACAACTACAGAGGGTTACTATTGGAGTTTGGTTGCTCTAAATGAAAAAAAAATAACGCTCTATAATTATGAAAAGTTATTACTTAGATTACAAAAGGAAGTCCAAGATTATTATGATGCAGGGATGATTAATAAGAGTGATTTGCTTAAAGTGAAATTAGAATTAAATAAAATTGAAGTTAATAAGTTAAAACTGAATAATGGTATAGAAATGCTTAAGAGGGTATTTTGTCAACACATTGGTATTCGTTATAATCAGTCCTTTAATGTGAATGATTCCATTGTTTCAGTACTACCTCCAGAAAGTTATTTTTTAGCAACAGATAGCGCCTTAAAAAATCGCAATGAATATAAAATGCTTAATAAAGTAATTGAAGCAGAAGAGTTACAAAAGAAAATGGCATTAGGAGAATACCTCCCTCAATTAGCTGTAGGAGCAAGCGGTTTGTACTTAGATGCATTTGAACAAAATAATAGCTATGGATTAGCCTTTGCTACTTTATCTATTCCAATATCAGATTGGTGGGGAGGTTCTAAAAAATTACAAGAACAAGATATAAAAATTAAAATAGCACAAAACAATTTAGAAGATAAATCTGAGCTATTAAAGTTACAAATAACAAAAGCATATAAGGATTTAACTATTAGTTATAAGCAAATTGAAATTGCAAAAAAATCTTTAAAACAATCGTTAGAATATCAAAAAGAATTGGAAGATAACTACGATGCTGGATTAACTAGCACTTCGGATTTACTGGAAGCAAAAGCACTTGCGCAACAGGCTAAAGATGAATTTATAGATGCTAAAAGCCAATACAAAATTAAAGTAGCAACCTATTTGCTTTCAGTTGGCAAAACAACAGAATAA
- a CDS encoding efflux RND transporter permease subunit produces MKKINFIEAGMKHYQIILSIIVVMMVLGAFGLKNMPRREFPEFTIRQGIVVGVYPGHTSKEVEEQLTTKVENYLFGYEEVKKAKTYSHSKEGMMIVYVELNDNVKNADKFWSKLRLGLSEFKAQQLPKDVLALIGSNDFGDTSALLITMSSEEKSYRELEVILKDLESEVRKLNSISKIKRFGVQKENIYIYIKPEKINKFNVKPSVILGSFQLQNAINYSGSLDNGDLDIPIHLPPRYESEKDIEEQIIYSDPQGNIIRLKDIAVIERRYEKPINYIRNNGNNSLLLSLEMQKGNNIVHFGEEVNKILEQFSNRIDDDVKINIISNLPEVVDDSISHFLVEFMFAIIAVIIVILIFLPFRVATVAAISIPVSILITIGIMQLVGIQLHIVTLAALITVLGMVVDNAIVVIDNHLEKLDEGETPWNAAWKSATELFVPVLSATLAISMSFLPLMIFLEGMASDFVGTFPITISIALAVSMVVAMLLVPFINYLLIKKGLHKKEGKEKRKSILDRLQNTYNKGLNFTFKNPKFTILTGVLFVVAGILFFANIDQKLFPEMDRKQFSVEVYLPEGSSIEKTEKVITNLETILQTDSRITNVASFIGNGSPRFNALYAPHLPAKNYGQILVNTISNEATLEVLAEYNEKYNDLFPEAHIKWKQLAMETYKAPIEIRIASNNIKDLKQVAKKVKNVLKQEGNDVAWIRDDWDELRQGIAVKLNKDKTNKLGYAKSLVASSLLVSLDGLPVATVWENDYPINVILTKDDYLKNSIDDLNNQYVTSPLTLESLPLRSIGTLVPDFTEGTIVNRNGVRTLTVMADLKTGVVPSTFLKQVKPYISKITLPKNLNITYGGDYEASLENFIPMGKSMAVSVLLIFFILMFQFHTIRRSMLIMSTMLLSLFGAGLGLLIMGYQFGFTSFIGIMGLMGITVRNGIILVDYAHQLVNEGMSFKDAGIAAGKRRMRPIFLTSMAAAIGVVPMIISKSSLWAPLGTVIFFGLITGMILTLLILPVLYWKSTSEKEIKKTITE; encoded by the coding sequence ATGAAAAAAATAAATTTTATAGAAGCTGGGATGAAGCATTACCAAATTATACTATCTATAATTGTGGTAATGATGGTGCTGGGAGCGTTTGGACTTAAAAATATGCCCAGACGAGAATTTCCTGAATTTACGATACGTCAGGGAATCGTTGTTGGTGTATATCCTGGTCATACCTCTAAAGAAGTTGAAGAACAACTGACTACAAAAGTTGAAAATTACTTGTTTGGTTACGAAGAAGTAAAAAAAGCTAAAACCTATTCACATTCCAAAGAAGGAATGATGATTGTTTATGTAGAGCTTAATGACAATGTTAAAAATGCTGATAAATTCTGGTCTAAACTAAGGTTAGGCTTGAGCGAATTTAAAGCACAACAATTGCCAAAAGATGTATTGGCATTAATTGGTAGTAATGATTTTGGTGACACTTCTGCACTATTAATTACAATGTCATCTGAAGAGAAAAGTTATAGAGAACTAGAGGTTATCTTAAAAGACTTAGAGTCAGAAGTTAGAAAATTAAATTCTATTTCTAAAATTAAAAGATTTGGTGTTCAAAAAGAAAACATCTATATCTATATAAAACCTGAAAAAATAAATAAGTTCAATGTAAAACCATCTGTAATTTTAGGGTCTTTCCAACTACAAAATGCAATCAATTACTCAGGCTCATTAGATAATGGAGATTTAGATATCCCTATTCATTTACCTCCAAGGTATGAATCTGAAAAAGATATTGAAGAACAAATAATATATTCAGACCCCCAAGGTAACATAATACGATTAAAAGATATCGCTGTTATTGAAAGACGCTATGAAAAACCAATCAATTATATTAGAAACAATGGTAATAATTCCTTGCTGTTATCTTTAGAAATGCAAAAAGGAAATAATATTGTTCATTTTGGAGAAGAGGTAAATAAAATATTAGAACAATTTTCAAACCGAATTGATGATGATGTGAAAATTAATATTATTTCAAATTTACCAGAAGTTGTTGATGATTCGATTTCACATTTTTTAGTAGAATTTATGTTTGCTATTATCGCTGTTATCATTGTAATATTAATTTTTTTACCATTTAGAGTAGCAACAGTTGCAGCAATTTCTATTCCGGTATCTATATTAATTACTATTGGTATTATGCAATTGGTGGGGATTCAACTTCATATTGTAACCTTAGCAGCATTAATAACAGTTTTAGGTATGGTGGTTGACAATGCCATTGTGGTAATTGATAATCATTTAGAAAAACTAGACGAAGGAGAAACTCCTTGGAACGCTGCTTGGAAATCTGCCACAGAACTTTTTGTTCCAGTACTTTCAGCTACTTTAGCCATATCTATGTCCTTTTTACCATTAATGATTTTTCTTGAAGGTATGGCAAGTGATTTTGTTGGAACATTTCCTATTACAATTAGTATTGCTTTAGCTGTTTCAATGGTAGTAGCTATGTTGTTAGTTCCTTTTATCAACTACCTCCTTATTAAAAAGGGCTTACATAAAAAAGAAGGTAAGGAGAAAAGAAAAAGCATACTAGACAGGTTGCAAAACACCTATAATAAAGGTTTAAATTTCACCTTTAAAAACCCAAAATTTACCATACTTACAGGTGTTTTATTTGTTGTTGCTGGAATTTTATTTTTCGCAAACATAGATCAAAAATTATTTCCAGAAATGGACAGAAAGCAGTTTTCTGTAGAGGTATATCTACCAGAAGGATCCTCTATAGAAAAAACAGAAAAAGTAATAACTAATTTAGAAACTATTTTACAAACAGATTCTCGAATTACTAATGTAGCTAGTTTTATAGGTAATGGGTCTCCAAGATTTAATGCATTATATGCGCCTCATTTACCAGCTAAAAATTATGGTCAAATATTAGTTAATACCATATCTAATGAGGCCACACTAGAAGTACTGGCAGAATATAATGAAAAGTACAACGATTTGTTTCCTGAAGCGCACATAAAATGGAAGCAACTTGCTATGGAAACATATAAAGCACCAATTGAAATACGAATTGCTTCCAATAATATTAAAGATTTAAAACAAGTTGCTAAAAAAGTAAAAAACGTACTGAAACAAGAAGGTAATGATGTTGCTTGGATTAGAGATGATTGGGATGAACTAAGGCAAGGAATAGCTGTGAAATTAAATAAAGACAAAACTAATAAATTAGGATATGCAAAATCTTTGGTAGCCTCATCATTACTAGTTTCATTAGATGGTTTGCCAGTAGCTACGGTTTGGGAAAACGATTATCCAATAAATGTTATCCTTACTAAAGACGATTATTTAAAAAATAGTATAGACGATTTAAATAATCAATATGTTACATCACCATTAACATTAGAATCATTACCATTACGTTCTATAGGTACATTGGTTCCTGATTTTACTGAAGGTACTATTGTAAATAGAAACGGAGTTAGAACTTTAACAGTAATGGCAGATTTAAAGACAGGTGTAGTTCCTTCAACATTTTTGAAACAAGTTAAACCATACATTAGTAAAATAACCTTACCTAAAAATTTAAATATTACTTATGGTGGAGATTATGAGGCTTCTTTAGAAAATTTTATTCCAATGGGAAAATCTATGGCAGTTAGTGTGCTGCTTATTTTCTTTATTTTAATGTTCCAATTTCACACCATAAGAAGATCTATGCTAATAATGTCAACCATGCTTCTAAGTTTATTTGGTGCTGGTCTAGGATTATTAATAATGGGATATCAATTTGGTTTCACCTCCTTTATTGGAATTATGGGGTTAATGGGTATTACCGTAAGAAATGGAATCATTTTGGTTGATTATGCACATCAATTAGTAAATGAAGGGATGTCTTTTAAAGATGCAGGTATTGCAGCTGGTAAAAGAAGAATGCGACCAATATTCCTTACCTCTATGGCTGCCGCAATTGGTGTAGTGCCAATGATTATTAGTAAGTCTTCTTTGTGGGCTCCTTTAGGAACCGTAATATTCTTTGGGTTAATTACAGGTATGATTTTAACTTTGTTAATACTACCAGTACTTTATTGGAAATCTACAAGTGAAAAAGAGATAAAAAAAACAATAACAGAATAA